Proteins from a genomic interval of Marmota flaviventris isolate mMarFla1 chromosome 8, mMarFla1.hap1, whole genome shotgun sequence:
- the Fbxo45 gene encoding F-box/SPRY domain-containing protein 1: MAAPGPGAGAASGGAGCSGGGAGAGSGSAGLGGRLPSRVLELVFSYLELSELRSCALVCKHWYRCLHGDENSEVWRSLCARSLAEEALRTDILCNLPSYKAKVRAFQHAFSTNDCSRNVYIKKNGFTLHRNPIAQSTDGARTKIGFSEGRHAWEVWWEGPLGTVAVIGIATKRAPMQCQGYVALLGSDDQSWGWNLVDNNLLHNGEVNGSFPQCNNAPKYQIGERIRVILDMEDKTLAFERGYEFLGVAFRGLPKACLYPAVSAVYGNTEVTLVYLGKPLDG; the protein is encoded by the exons ATGGCGGCGCCGGGCCCGGGGGCTGGGGCAGCCTCGGGCGGCGCTGGCTGTAGCGGTGGCGGCGCGGGCGCGGGCTCCGGGTCCGCGGGGCTCGGGGGCCGGCTGCCCAGCCGGGTGCTGGAGTTGGTGTTCTCCTACCTGGAGCTGTCGGAGCTGCGGAGCTGCGCCCTGGTGTGCAAGCACTGGTACCGTTGCCTACACGGCGATGAGAACAGCGAGGTGTGGCGGAGCCTGTGCGCCCGCAGCTTGGCAGAAGAGGCTCTGCGCACGGACATCCTCTGCAACCTGCCCAGCTACAAGGCCAAG GTACGTGCTTTCCAACATGCCTTCAGCACTAATGACTGCTCCAGGAATGTCTATATTAAGAAGAATGGCTTTACTTTGCATCGAAACCCTATCGCTCAGAGCACTGATGGTGCAAGGACCAAGATCGGTTTCAGTGAGGGCCGCCATGCATGGGAAGTGTGGTGGGAGGGCCCTCTGGGCACTGTGGCAGTGATTGGAATTGCTACAAAACGGGCCCCCATGCAGTGCCAAGGTTATGTGGCATTGCTGGGAAGCGACGACCAGAGCTGGGGCTGGAATCTGGTGGACAATAATCTACTACATAATGGGGAAGTCAATGGCAGTTTTCCACAATGCAACAATGCACCAAAATACCAG ATAGGAGAAAGAATTCGAGTCATCTTGGACATGGAAGATAAGACTTTAGCTTTTGAACGTGGATATGAGTTCCTGGGGGTTGCCTTTAGAGGACTTCCAAAGGCCTGTTTATATCCAGCAGTTTCTGCTGTATATGGCAACACAGAAGTGACTTTGGTTTACCTTGGAAAACCCTTGGATGGATGA